A single Anopheles arabiensis isolate DONGOLA chromosome 2, AaraD3, whole genome shotgun sequence DNA region contains:
- the LOC120896848 gene encoding E3 ubiquitin-protein ligase Nedd-4 isoform X1 has translation MTPQRPPRRRAQSVGNSSYGSSPALSSHTPRGSLFTANEEDVCYVRIRVLGASGLAKKDIFGYSDPYVKIEQNTITGDVNVDHMVTKTKRRTLNPVWNEEFVFRVKPNEHKLVFQVFDENRLTRDGFMGLVDLTLINLPHESDQRTIAPQRYTLRAKRQSSLRVSTKVRGTLELYHAIMRDDDPAIGRTRTAIGGSNRASATSTPLAAHRNAGLYPQQQLPLNHPQHPQHRLHQLASLTAQPNDALPPGWEVRQDPVGRMYYVNHIARTTQWERPTIGPSQPGLNEMVAAFQRRFHISNDPDNGGSGSNNTSMADTVSITSENGDTTAAAVGNRSGAPGIGSPMVLAADHPLLSTLMAQSGDGVGRGTAVATPERPASAPRGDDAELTVGLSPSPSVASIASSGAGGTSIRPIRPAPPPPPGGGGGGSSASSARASPVGTPVPSQRRRSSPGSSESAQATAIEAGSGEAGDTTPGPSAPIATADDEQPNASAPVNGSAEGGAPSTVPREVSETATSSIGSEQTAATTPNRPDTAVAVQPTSPSHPTTPAPAAQPNATGLPPGWAVQVASNGRLFFIDHINKTTSWVDPRTGLASPIPSAAGSDGVAAGGAGSTAGSGHGSRGDSRSSDDNLGPLPEGWEERVHSDGRTFFIDHNTRTTQWDDPRLSNPKIAGQAVPYSRDYKQKYEYFKSQLQKPSNVPNKIDIKVRRASILEDSYRVINSVTRLDLLKTKLWVEFEGETGLDYGGLAREWFYLLSKEMFNPYYGLFEYSAMDNYTLQINPNSGLCNEEHLNYFRFIGRIAGMAIYHGKLLDAFFIRPFYKMMLQKSIDLKDMEAVDTEYYNSLLYIKENDPSTLMLTFSVDEESFGTTNQRELKPNGADLEVSNENKDEYIRLVIDWRFEARVKDQMQAFLEGVSSLVPLHLLKIFDENELELLMCGIQSIDVNDWKKNTMYKGDYYANHAVVQWFWRAVLSFNNEMRSRLLQFVTGTSRVPMNGFKELYGSNGPQLFTIEKWGTVNNFPRAHTCFNRLDLPPYESYAQLKEKLISAIEGSQGFAGVD, from the exons ATGACACCGCAGCGACCACCGCGGCGAAGGGCCCAGTCCGTGGGCAACTCGAGCTACGGGTCGAGCCCGGCCCTGTCGTCCCACACGCCCCGAGGATCACTCTTTACCGCT AACGAGGAAGATGTATGCTACGTACGCATCCGGGTCCTGGGGGCGAGCGGACTGGCCAAGAAGGACATCTTTGGCTACAGCGACCCTTACGTGAAGATCGAGCAGAACACCATCACCGGCGACGTCAACGTGGACCACATGGTGACGAAAACTAAACGAAGG ACGCTGAACCCAGTCTGGAACGAGGAGTTTGTGTTTCGCGTCAAACCGAACGAGCACAAGCTGGTGTTTCAGGTGTTCGACGAGAATCGGCTGACGCGCGACGGCTTCATGGGGCTGGTCGATCTGACGCTGATCAATTTGCCGCACGAGAGCGACCAGCGCACGATCGCCCCGCAGCGGTACACGTTGCGGGCCAAGCGCCAGTCCAGCCTGCGCGTCAGCACGAAGGTGCGCGGCACGCTCGAGCTGTACCACGCGATCATGCGCGACGACGATCCGGCGATCGGGCGCACCCGCACGGCGATCGGCGGCAGCAATCGGGCTTCGGCCACGAGCACACCGCTGGCCGCGCACCGCAACGCCGGCCTGtacccgcagcagcagctgccccTGAACCATCCGCAGCATCCGCAGCACCGGCTGCACCAGCTGGCATCGCTGACGGCGCAGCCGAACGATGCGCTGCCGCCCGGCTGGGAGGTGCGGCAGGATCCGGTCGGCCGGATGTACTACGTGAACCATATCGCGCGCACCACGCAGTGGGAGCGGCCCACCATTGGCCCGTCCCAGCCCGGGCTGAACGAGATGGTGGCCGCGTTCCAGCGTCGCTTCCACATCAGCAACGATCCCGACAATGGAGGCAGCGGTAGCAACAACACGAGCATG GCCGACACTGTCAGTATTACTTCGGAAAATGGCGACACCACCGCGGCGGCGGTCGGGAATAGGTCGGGCGCCCCCGGTATCGGCTCACCGATGGTGCTCGCGGCCGACCACCCGCTCCTATCTACGCTGATGGCGCAGTCCGGCGACGGTGTGGGCCGGGGCACGGCGGTGGCCACTCCGGAACGTCCCGCCAGTGCACCGCGCGGCGATGACGCGGAACTGACGGTCGGGCTGTCGCCATCGCCCTCGGTCGCTTCGATTGCTAGCAGTGGGGCGGGCGGTACGTCGATACGCCCGATACGTCCGGCACCTCCGCCCCCACCtggaggcggcggcggtggctcgTCAGCGTCGTCGGCCCGCGCCAGTCCCGTCGGCACGCCGGTACCGAGCCAGCGACGCCGATCGTCACCCGGCAGCAGCGAAAGTGCACAGGCGACCGCGATCGAGGCAGGCAGCGGCGAAGCGGGAGACACCACCCCTGGCCCGTCCGCACCTATCGCAACGGCTGACGACGAACAGCCAAACGCAAGCGCGCCGGTCAATGGAAGTGCGGAAGGCGGCGCCCCGTCCACTGTTCCACGGGAG GTCAGTGAAACTGCAACGTCTTCCATCGGTAGTGAACAAACCGCAGCGACGACGCCCAACCGACCGGACACTGCGGTGGCCGTACAGCCGACGTCGCCGAGTCATCCAACGACTCCGGCACCGGCGGCACAGCCGAACGCGACCGGCCTACCGCCCGGCTGGGCCGTCCAGGTAGCGTCGAACGGGCGGCTGTTCTTTATCGATCACATTAACAAAACCACCTCGTGGGTCGATCCGCGCACCGGCCTGGCCAGCCCGATACCGAGCGCCGCCGGGTCCGACGGGGTTGCGGCCGGCGGTGCTGGATCGACCGCCGGCAGCGGCCACGGCAGCCGGGGCGATTCGCGCTCCTCGGACGACAACCTGGGACCACTGCCGGAGGGCTGGGAGGAGCGGGTGCACAGCGACGGGCGCACGTTCTTCATCGATCACAACACGCGCACGACGCAGTGGGACGATCCGCGGCTGTCCAATCCAAAGATCGCTGGCCAGGCGGTACCGTACTCGCGCGACTACAAGCAGAAGTACGAGTACTTCAAGAGCCAGCTGCAGAAACCGAGCAACGTGCCAAATAAGATCGACATCAAGGTGCGGCGGGCGTCCATACTGGAGGATTCGTATCGCGTCATCAACTCGGTCACGCGGCTCGACCTGCTCAAGACGAAGCTGTGGGTCGAGTTCGAGGGCGAGACGGGGCTGGATTATGGGGGGCTGGCGCGCGAGTGGTTCTACCTGCTGTCGAAGGAGATGTTCAACCCGTACTACGGCCTGTTTGAGTACTCGGCGATGGACAACTACACACTGCAGATCAACCCCAACAGTGGGCTGTGCAATGAGGAGCATTTGAACTACTTCcg GTTTATCGGGCGCATTGCGGGCATGGCAATCTACCATGGCAAGCTGCTGGATGCGTTCTTCATCCGACCGTTCTACAAGATGATGCTGCAGAAGTCGATCGACCTCAAGGACATGGAGGCGGTCGACACGGAGTACTACAACTCGCTGCTCTACATCAAGGAGAACGATCCGAGCACGCTGATGCTCACGTTCAGCGTGGACGAGGAAAGCTTCGGCACGACGAACCAGCGCGAGCTGAAACCGAACGGGGCCGATCTGGAGGTGAGCAACGAGAACAAGGACGAGTACATCCGGCTCGTGATCGACTGGCGGTTCGAGGCGCGCGTCAAGGACCAGATGCAAGCGTTCCTGGAGGGCGTCAGCTCGCTGGTGCCGCTGCACTTGCTCAAGATTTTCGACGAGAACGAGCTGGAGCTGCTGATGTGCGGCATCCAGAGCATCGACGTGAACGACTGGAAGAAGAACACGATGTACAAGGGCGACTACTACGCGAACCATGCGGTGGTGCAGTGGTTCTGGCGCGCCGTTCTGTCCTTCAACAATGAAATGCGCTCCCGGCTGCTGCAGTTCGTGACCGGCACGTCGCGCGTCCCCATGAACGGGTTCAAGGAGCTGTACGGCTCGAACGGGCCGCAGCTGTTTACGATCGAGAAGTGGGGCACGGTGAACAATTTTCCGCGCGCCCATACCTG CTTCAACCGGTTGGATCTGCCGCCGTACGAGAGCTACGCCCAGCTAAAGGAAAAGCTAATCAGCGCAATCGAGGGCAGCCAAGGTTTTGCCGGCGTCGATTAA
- the LOC120896856 gene encoding transcription initiation factor TFIID subunit 12, producing MASPSQSSPATAATANAIGGSSSAKISSGGSSAAGTTSASGSGGTDSATQLLTKPRLQELVREIDPTEQLDEEVEELLLQIADDFVENTVNAACLLAKHRKVPKVEVRDVQLHLERNWNMWIPGFGTDELRPYKRATVTEAHKQRLALIRKAIKKY from the exons ATGGCGTCACCGTCCCAAAGCAGCCCGGCTACGGCAGCCACAGCGAACGCGATCGGCGGAAGCTCCAGTGCCAAGATTTCCTCCGGGGGCAGCTCTGCGGCCGGCACAACGTCCGCGTCGGGCAGCGGTGGGACGGACAGCGCAACGCAGCTGCTAACGAAGCCGCGGCTGCAGGAGCTGGTGCGCGAAATCGATCCGACCGAGCAGCTGGACGAGGAGGTGGAAGAGCTGTTGCTACAGATAGCGGACGATTTCGTCGAGAACACCGTGAACGCAGCCTGCCTGCTGGCCAAACATCGCAAGGTGCCGAAGGTGGAAGTGCGAGACGTGCAATTGCATCTGG AACGCAACTGGAACATGTGGATACCGGGCTTCGGTACGGACGAGCTGAGACCCTACAAGCGAGCGACCGTGACCGAGGCACACAAACAGCGGTTGGCGCTCATAAGGAAAGCTATCAAGAAGTATTAG
- the LOC120896857 gene encoding peptidyl-prolyl cis-trans isomerase FKBP2 → MQRSHLFLLCLAGLALAQSVHAEAKLKIGVKKRVENCTVRTKKGDLVHMHYTGTLEDGTEFDSSIPRGNPLTFTLGMGQVIKGWDQGLLGMCEGEKRKLVIPPELGYGERGAGEKIPPNSVLIFEVELVKIERKTEL, encoded by the exons ATGCAACGTTCGCATCTCTTTCTCCTCTGCCTGGCCGGTTTGGCACTAGCCCAAAGCGTCCATGCCGAAGCCAAGCTAAAGATTGGCGTAAAGAAACGCGTCGAAAACTGCACCGTGCGCACGAAGAAGGGCGACCTGGTGCACATGCATTACACG GGTACGCTTGAGGATGGCACCGAGTTCGACAGCAGCATTCCGCGTGGCAACCCGCTCACCTTCACGCTTGGCATGGGCCAGGTGATCAAGGGCTGGGACCAGGGGCTGCTCGGCATGTGCGAAGGCGAGAAGCGCAAGCTCGTCATCCCACCGGAACTGGGCTACGGGGAGCGTGGGGCCGGCGAAAAGATTCCCCCCAACTCGGTGCTCATCTTCGAGGTGGAGCTGGTGAAAATCGAACGCAAAACTGAGCTGTAA
- the LOC120896848 gene encoding E3 ubiquitin-protein ligase Nedd-4 isoform X3: MTPQRPPRRRAQSVGNSSYGSSPALSSHTPRGSLFTANEEDVCYVRIRVLGASGLAKKDIFGYSDPYVKIEQNTITGDVNVDHMVTKTKRRTLNPVWNEEFVFRVKPNEHKLVFQVFDENRLTRDGFMGLVDLTLINLPHESDQRTIAPQRYTLRAKRQSSLRVSTKVRGTLELYHAIMRDDDPAIGRTRTAIGGSNRASATSTPLAAHRNAGLYPQQQLPLNHPQHPQHRLHQLASLTAQPNDALPPGWEVRQDPVGRMYYVNHIARTTQWERPTIGPSQPGLNEMVAAFQRRFHISNDPDNGGSGSNNTSMVSETATSSIGSEQTAATTPNRPDTAVAVQPTSPSHPTTPAPAAQPNATGLPPGWAVQVASNGRLFFIDHINKTTSWVDPRTGLASPIPSAAGSDGVAAGGAGSTAGSGHGSRGDSRSSDDNLGPLPEGWEERVHSDGRTFFIDHNTRTTQWDDPRLSNPKIAGQAVPYSRDYKQKYEYFKSQLQKPSNVPNKIDIKVRRASILEDSYRVINSVTRLDLLKTKLWVEFEGETGLDYGGLAREWFYLLSKEMFNPYYGLFEYSAMDNYTLQINPNSGLCNEEHLNYFRFIGRIAGMAIYHGKLLDAFFIRPFYKMMLQKSIDLKDMEAVDTEYYNSLLYIKENDPSTLMLTFSVDEESFGTTNQRELKPNGADLEVSNENKDEYIRLVIDWRFEARVKDQMQAFLEGVSSLVPLHLLKIFDENELELLMCGIQSIDVNDWKKNTMYKGDYYANHAVVQWFWRAVLSFNNEMRSRLLQFVTGTSRVPMNGFKELYGSNGPQLFTIEKWGTVNNFPRAHTCFNRLDLPPYESYAQLKEKLISAIEGSQGFAGVD, from the exons ATGACACCGCAGCGACCACCGCGGCGAAGGGCCCAGTCCGTGGGCAACTCGAGCTACGGGTCGAGCCCGGCCCTGTCGTCCCACACGCCCCGAGGATCACTCTTTACCGCT AACGAGGAAGATGTATGCTACGTACGCATCCGGGTCCTGGGGGCGAGCGGACTGGCCAAGAAGGACATCTTTGGCTACAGCGACCCTTACGTGAAGATCGAGCAGAACACCATCACCGGCGACGTCAACGTGGACCACATGGTGACGAAAACTAAACGAAGG ACGCTGAACCCAGTCTGGAACGAGGAGTTTGTGTTTCGCGTCAAACCGAACGAGCACAAGCTGGTGTTTCAGGTGTTCGACGAGAATCGGCTGACGCGCGACGGCTTCATGGGGCTGGTCGATCTGACGCTGATCAATTTGCCGCACGAGAGCGACCAGCGCACGATCGCCCCGCAGCGGTACACGTTGCGGGCCAAGCGCCAGTCCAGCCTGCGCGTCAGCACGAAGGTGCGCGGCACGCTCGAGCTGTACCACGCGATCATGCGCGACGACGATCCGGCGATCGGGCGCACCCGCACGGCGATCGGCGGCAGCAATCGGGCTTCGGCCACGAGCACACCGCTGGCCGCGCACCGCAACGCCGGCCTGtacccgcagcagcagctgccccTGAACCATCCGCAGCATCCGCAGCACCGGCTGCACCAGCTGGCATCGCTGACGGCGCAGCCGAACGATGCGCTGCCGCCCGGCTGGGAGGTGCGGCAGGATCCGGTCGGCCGGATGTACTACGTGAACCATATCGCGCGCACCACGCAGTGGGAGCGGCCCACCATTGGCCCGTCCCAGCCCGGGCTGAACGAGATGGTGGCCGCGTTCCAGCGTCGCTTCCACATCAGCAACGATCCCGACAATGGAGGCAGCGGTAGCAACAACACGAGCATG GTCAGTGAAACTGCAACGTCTTCCATCGGTAGTGAACAAACCGCAGCGACGACGCCCAACCGACCGGACACTGCGGTGGCCGTACAGCCGACGTCGCCGAGTCATCCAACGACTCCGGCACCGGCGGCACAGCCGAACGCGACCGGCCTACCGCCCGGCTGGGCCGTCCAGGTAGCGTCGAACGGGCGGCTGTTCTTTATCGATCACATTAACAAAACCACCTCGTGGGTCGATCCGCGCACCGGCCTGGCCAGCCCGATACCGAGCGCCGCCGGGTCCGACGGGGTTGCGGCCGGCGGTGCTGGATCGACCGCCGGCAGCGGCCACGGCAGCCGGGGCGATTCGCGCTCCTCGGACGACAACCTGGGACCACTGCCGGAGGGCTGGGAGGAGCGGGTGCACAGCGACGGGCGCACGTTCTTCATCGATCACAACACGCGCACGACGCAGTGGGACGATCCGCGGCTGTCCAATCCAAAGATCGCTGGCCAGGCGGTACCGTACTCGCGCGACTACAAGCAGAAGTACGAGTACTTCAAGAGCCAGCTGCAGAAACCGAGCAACGTGCCAAATAAGATCGACATCAAGGTGCGGCGGGCGTCCATACTGGAGGATTCGTATCGCGTCATCAACTCGGTCACGCGGCTCGACCTGCTCAAGACGAAGCTGTGGGTCGAGTTCGAGGGCGAGACGGGGCTGGATTATGGGGGGCTGGCGCGCGAGTGGTTCTACCTGCTGTCGAAGGAGATGTTCAACCCGTACTACGGCCTGTTTGAGTACTCGGCGATGGACAACTACACACTGCAGATCAACCCCAACAGTGGGCTGTGCAATGAGGAGCATTTGAACTACTTCcg GTTTATCGGGCGCATTGCGGGCATGGCAATCTACCATGGCAAGCTGCTGGATGCGTTCTTCATCCGACCGTTCTACAAGATGATGCTGCAGAAGTCGATCGACCTCAAGGACATGGAGGCGGTCGACACGGAGTACTACAACTCGCTGCTCTACATCAAGGAGAACGATCCGAGCACGCTGATGCTCACGTTCAGCGTGGACGAGGAAAGCTTCGGCACGACGAACCAGCGCGAGCTGAAACCGAACGGGGCCGATCTGGAGGTGAGCAACGAGAACAAGGACGAGTACATCCGGCTCGTGATCGACTGGCGGTTCGAGGCGCGCGTCAAGGACCAGATGCAAGCGTTCCTGGAGGGCGTCAGCTCGCTGGTGCCGCTGCACTTGCTCAAGATTTTCGACGAGAACGAGCTGGAGCTGCTGATGTGCGGCATCCAGAGCATCGACGTGAACGACTGGAAGAAGAACACGATGTACAAGGGCGACTACTACGCGAACCATGCGGTGGTGCAGTGGTTCTGGCGCGCCGTTCTGTCCTTCAACAATGAAATGCGCTCCCGGCTGCTGCAGTTCGTGACCGGCACGTCGCGCGTCCCCATGAACGGGTTCAAGGAGCTGTACGGCTCGAACGGGCCGCAGCTGTTTACGATCGAGAAGTGGGGCACGGTGAACAATTTTCCGCGCGCCCATACCTG CTTCAACCGGTTGGATCTGCCGCCGTACGAGAGCTACGCCCAGCTAAAGGAAAAGCTAATCAGCGCAATCGAGGGCAGCCAAGGTTTTGCCGGCGTCGATTAA
- the LOC120896848 gene encoding E3 ubiquitin-protein ligase Nedd-4 isoform X2: protein MTRTGMLINLNEEDVCYVRIRVLGASGLAKKDIFGYSDPYVKIEQNTITGDVNVDHMVTKTKRRTLNPVWNEEFVFRVKPNEHKLVFQVFDENRLTRDGFMGLVDLTLINLPHESDQRTIAPQRYTLRAKRQSSLRVSTKVRGTLELYHAIMRDDDPAIGRTRTAIGGSNRASATSTPLAAHRNAGLYPQQQLPLNHPQHPQHRLHQLASLTAQPNDALPPGWEVRQDPVGRMYYVNHIARTTQWERPTIGPSQPGLNEMVAAFQRRFHISNDPDNGGSGSNNTSMADTVSITSENGDTTAAAVGNRSGAPGIGSPMVLAADHPLLSTLMAQSGDGVGRGTAVATPERPASAPRGDDAELTVGLSPSPSVASIASSGAGGTSIRPIRPAPPPPPGGGGGGSSASSARASPVGTPVPSQRRRSSPGSSESAQATAIEAGSGEAGDTTPGPSAPIATADDEQPNASAPVNGSAEGGAPSTVPREVSETATSSIGSEQTAATTPNRPDTAVAVQPTSPSHPTTPAPAAQPNATGLPPGWAVQVASNGRLFFIDHINKTTSWVDPRTGLASPIPSAAGSDGVAAGGAGSTAGSGHGSRGDSRSSDDNLGPLPEGWEERVHSDGRTFFIDHNTRTTQWDDPRLSNPKIAGQAVPYSRDYKQKYEYFKSQLQKPSNVPNKIDIKVRRASILEDSYRVINSVTRLDLLKTKLWVEFEGETGLDYGGLAREWFYLLSKEMFNPYYGLFEYSAMDNYTLQINPNSGLCNEEHLNYFRFIGRIAGMAIYHGKLLDAFFIRPFYKMMLQKSIDLKDMEAVDTEYYNSLLYIKENDPSTLMLTFSVDEESFGTTNQRELKPNGADLEVSNENKDEYIRLVIDWRFEARVKDQMQAFLEGVSSLVPLHLLKIFDENELELLMCGIQSIDVNDWKKNTMYKGDYYANHAVVQWFWRAVLSFNNEMRSRLLQFVTGTSRVPMNGFKELYGSNGPQLFTIEKWGTVNNFPRAHTCFNRLDLPPYESYAQLKEKLISAIEGSQGFAGVD from the exons ATGACGCGAACCGGGATGTTGATCAACTTG AACGAGGAAGATGTATGCTACGTACGCATCCGGGTCCTGGGGGCGAGCGGACTGGCCAAGAAGGACATCTTTGGCTACAGCGACCCTTACGTGAAGATCGAGCAGAACACCATCACCGGCGACGTCAACGTGGACCACATGGTGACGAAAACTAAACGAAGG ACGCTGAACCCAGTCTGGAACGAGGAGTTTGTGTTTCGCGTCAAACCGAACGAGCACAAGCTGGTGTTTCAGGTGTTCGACGAGAATCGGCTGACGCGCGACGGCTTCATGGGGCTGGTCGATCTGACGCTGATCAATTTGCCGCACGAGAGCGACCAGCGCACGATCGCCCCGCAGCGGTACACGTTGCGGGCCAAGCGCCAGTCCAGCCTGCGCGTCAGCACGAAGGTGCGCGGCACGCTCGAGCTGTACCACGCGATCATGCGCGACGACGATCCGGCGATCGGGCGCACCCGCACGGCGATCGGCGGCAGCAATCGGGCTTCGGCCACGAGCACACCGCTGGCCGCGCACCGCAACGCCGGCCTGtacccgcagcagcagctgccccTGAACCATCCGCAGCATCCGCAGCACCGGCTGCACCAGCTGGCATCGCTGACGGCGCAGCCGAACGATGCGCTGCCGCCCGGCTGGGAGGTGCGGCAGGATCCGGTCGGCCGGATGTACTACGTGAACCATATCGCGCGCACCACGCAGTGGGAGCGGCCCACCATTGGCCCGTCCCAGCCCGGGCTGAACGAGATGGTGGCCGCGTTCCAGCGTCGCTTCCACATCAGCAACGATCCCGACAATGGAGGCAGCGGTAGCAACAACACGAGCATG GCCGACACTGTCAGTATTACTTCGGAAAATGGCGACACCACCGCGGCGGCGGTCGGGAATAGGTCGGGCGCCCCCGGTATCGGCTCACCGATGGTGCTCGCGGCCGACCACCCGCTCCTATCTACGCTGATGGCGCAGTCCGGCGACGGTGTGGGCCGGGGCACGGCGGTGGCCACTCCGGAACGTCCCGCCAGTGCACCGCGCGGCGATGACGCGGAACTGACGGTCGGGCTGTCGCCATCGCCCTCGGTCGCTTCGATTGCTAGCAGTGGGGCGGGCGGTACGTCGATACGCCCGATACGTCCGGCACCTCCGCCCCCACCtggaggcggcggcggtggctcgTCAGCGTCGTCGGCCCGCGCCAGTCCCGTCGGCACGCCGGTACCGAGCCAGCGACGCCGATCGTCACCCGGCAGCAGCGAAAGTGCACAGGCGACCGCGATCGAGGCAGGCAGCGGCGAAGCGGGAGACACCACCCCTGGCCCGTCCGCACCTATCGCAACGGCTGACGACGAACAGCCAAACGCAAGCGCGCCGGTCAATGGAAGTGCGGAAGGCGGCGCCCCGTCCACTGTTCCACGGGAG GTCAGTGAAACTGCAACGTCTTCCATCGGTAGTGAACAAACCGCAGCGACGACGCCCAACCGACCGGACACTGCGGTGGCCGTACAGCCGACGTCGCCGAGTCATCCAACGACTCCGGCACCGGCGGCACAGCCGAACGCGACCGGCCTACCGCCCGGCTGGGCCGTCCAGGTAGCGTCGAACGGGCGGCTGTTCTTTATCGATCACATTAACAAAACCACCTCGTGGGTCGATCCGCGCACCGGCCTGGCCAGCCCGATACCGAGCGCCGCCGGGTCCGACGGGGTTGCGGCCGGCGGTGCTGGATCGACCGCCGGCAGCGGCCACGGCAGCCGGGGCGATTCGCGCTCCTCGGACGACAACCTGGGACCACTGCCGGAGGGCTGGGAGGAGCGGGTGCACAGCGACGGGCGCACGTTCTTCATCGATCACAACACGCGCACGACGCAGTGGGACGATCCGCGGCTGTCCAATCCAAAGATCGCTGGCCAGGCGGTACCGTACTCGCGCGACTACAAGCAGAAGTACGAGTACTTCAAGAGCCAGCTGCAGAAACCGAGCAACGTGCCAAATAAGATCGACATCAAGGTGCGGCGGGCGTCCATACTGGAGGATTCGTATCGCGTCATCAACTCGGTCACGCGGCTCGACCTGCTCAAGACGAAGCTGTGGGTCGAGTTCGAGGGCGAGACGGGGCTGGATTATGGGGGGCTGGCGCGCGAGTGGTTCTACCTGCTGTCGAAGGAGATGTTCAACCCGTACTACGGCCTGTTTGAGTACTCGGCGATGGACAACTACACACTGCAGATCAACCCCAACAGTGGGCTGTGCAATGAGGAGCATTTGAACTACTTCcg GTTTATCGGGCGCATTGCGGGCATGGCAATCTACCATGGCAAGCTGCTGGATGCGTTCTTCATCCGACCGTTCTACAAGATGATGCTGCAGAAGTCGATCGACCTCAAGGACATGGAGGCGGTCGACACGGAGTACTACAACTCGCTGCTCTACATCAAGGAGAACGATCCGAGCACGCTGATGCTCACGTTCAGCGTGGACGAGGAAAGCTTCGGCACGACGAACCAGCGCGAGCTGAAACCGAACGGGGCCGATCTGGAGGTGAGCAACGAGAACAAGGACGAGTACATCCGGCTCGTGATCGACTGGCGGTTCGAGGCGCGCGTCAAGGACCAGATGCAAGCGTTCCTGGAGGGCGTCAGCTCGCTGGTGCCGCTGCACTTGCTCAAGATTTTCGACGAGAACGAGCTGGAGCTGCTGATGTGCGGCATCCAGAGCATCGACGTGAACGACTGGAAGAAGAACACGATGTACAAGGGCGACTACTACGCGAACCATGCGGTGGTGCAGTGGTTCTGGCGCGCCGTTCTGTCCTTCAACAATGAAATGCGCTCCCGGCTGCTGCAGTTCGTGACCGGCACGTCGCGCGTCCCCATGAACGGGTTCAAGGAGCTGTACGGCTCGAACGGGCCGCAGCTGTTTACGATCGAGAAGTGGGGCACGGTGAACAATTTTCCGCGCGCCCATACCTG CTTCAACCGGTTGGATCTGCCGCCGTACGAGAGCTACGCCCAGCTAAAGGAAAAGCTAATCAGCGCAATCGAGGGCAGCCAAGGTTTTGCCGGCGTCGATTAA